Proteins found in one Mytilus edulis chromosome 2, xbMytEdul2.2, whole genome shotgun sequence genomic segment:
- the LOC139510781 gene encoding uncharacterized protein, whose amino-acid sequence MGTSASVPNSQVSIGCQLCQGKNTIQWKCVNCQFLMCSSCKDNIHLRIAKDHIIRNLNDIGELDSGESFNFSDVHCSEHSNHVCCSYCRTCKKVVCLKCVMKVHNGHEFVDEEEFLGKKKKLWEGHKNAVTKLSELSTEEQKLRNIDESEEAMYNKAKEHIQNRSITDGNRWSEKLIGLEEKKRSINQEIDRELRNIDREKGKFQEVINVVDLIKSSKDFYKFFDRFKELFTSLNYYIVPFKSNIESLSDFIEGVNLVGESSKLKTNKGATNSLKVVKQCTTDIRKISLLTELPDQTLLISDNSSNVLQHVTVVRTSVQVKSNFSIKIFGMAVSPTGDILVSTSGTRLKIINIKTGAITDSVFNVYPLKALFIHATKDHRVIIGSRSQGHKYPDTGRCVVIVMNQEGKYLKEYEHDGENKSLFTYPRSISSTSDGSIFVVDRVHDDAKGRVVVLARGEEIIQIYSGHPHINTERKPFKPVYVSIISSGRTIVTELETNTVHILNNYGHFITFHNLLDIGIERSYSLAYSSSGHLYLGCTCKQGSPDTHKSKLYELEYSGI is encoded by the coding sequence atGGGAACGTCTGCTTCAGTCCCAAATAGTCAGGTGTCCATTGGTTGTCAGCTCTGCCAAGGCAAAAATACAATTCAATGGAAATGTGTAAATTGTCAGTTTTTAATGTGCAGTAGTTGTAAAGATAATATTCATCTCAGAATTGCTAAAGACCACATAATTAGAAACCTAAATGATATCGGGGAATTAGATTCAGGAGAAAGTTTTAACTTTAGTGACGTGCATTGTAGTGAACATTCCAATCATGTTTGCTGCTCGTATTGTAGAACTTGTAAAAAAGTTGTCTGTTTGAAATGTGTGATGAAGGTGCACAATGGACATGAGTTTGTAGATGAGGAGGAATTTCTAGGTAAAAAGAAAAAGTTATGGGAGGGACACAAAAATGCAGTGACAAAATTAAGTGAACTGTCTACTGAAGAACAAAAATTGAGAAACATAGACGAATCAGAGGAAGCCATGTATAATAAAGCGAAAGAACATATTCAGAATAGATCAATAACTGATGGGAATCGGTGGTCTGAAAAACTTATTGGTTTAGAAGAGAAAAAGAGATCAATTAATCAGGAAATTGATAGAGAATTAAGAAACATAGACAGAGAAAAAGGGAAATTTCAGGAGGTCATTAATGTTGTAGATCTAATTAAAAGTTCTAAAGATTTTTATAAGTTCTTTGATAGGTTTAAGGAGTTGTTTACTTCATTGAATTATTACATTGTTCCATTCAAGTCAAACATCGAATCTTTATCAGACTTTATTGAAGGAGTAAATTTAGTAGGTGAATCTAGTAAGCTAAAAACAAATAAAGGTGCAACAAACAGTTTAAAAGTAGTCAAACAGTGTACTACAGATATTAGAAAGATTTCTTTATTAACTGAGTTACCGGACCAAACATTATTGATATCTGACAATTCATCAAACGTACTTCAACATGTGACAGTAGTGAGAACAAGTGTCCAAGTGAAATCTAACTTCAGTATCAAGATATTTGGTATGGCAGTCAGTCCTACAGGTGACATTCTCGTATCCACTTCTGGCACAAGgcttaaaataattaacattaagACTGGTGCGATAACAGATTCAGTATTCAATGTATATCCTttaaaggcacttttcatacatGCAACTAAAGATCATAGAGTCATTATAGGGTCCAGATCTCAAGGACATAAATATCCCGATACAGGGAGATGTGTTGTAATAGTTATGAACCAAGAAGGGAAATATCTAAAGGAGTATGAACATGATGGTGAAAACAAATCATTATTTACCTACCCTCGTTCTATATCCAGTACAAGTGATGGCAGTATCTTTGTAGTGGACAGGGTCCATGATGATGCTAAGGGTAGAGTGGTTGTTTTAGCACGCGGAGAAGAAATCATACAGATATACTCGGGTCATCCTCATATCAACACTGAAAGGAAACCATTTAAACCTGTTTATGTATCTATAATATCATCAGGACGAACCATTGTTACAGAACTGGAAACTAATACCGTACATATTTTAAATAACTATGGACACTTTATTACATTCCATAATCTCTTGGACATAGGAATTGAGCGTTCATACTCTCTTGCATATTCTTCATCAGGACATTTATATCTAGGATGTACCTGTAAACAAGGAAGTCCAGACACCCACAAGTCAAAACTTTATGAATTAGAATACAGTGGAATCTaa